A section of the Humulus lupulus chromosome 2, drHumLupu1.1, whole genome shotgun sequence genome encodes:
- the LOC133816827 gene encoding large ribosomal subunit protein eL21x/eL21w, whose protein sequence is MPAGHGLRSRTRDLFSRPFRKKGYIPLSTYLKTYKTGEYVDIRVNGAIHKGMPHKFYHGRTGRVWNITKRAIGVEVNKQVGNRIIKKRIHVRVEHVQPSRCTEEFRNRKLRNDKLKAEAKLKGETISTKRQPEGPKPGFMVEGAQLETVTPIPYDVVNDLKGGY, encoded by the exons ATGCCGGCTGGACACGGTCTACGATCTCGGACACGAGACCTGTTTTCACGTCCCTTCAGGAAGAAGGGGTACATCCCTCTCTCCACCTACCTCAAGACCTACAAGACCGGCGAGTATGTCGATATTAGGGTGAACGGCGCCATTCACAAGGGTATGCCCCACAAGTTCTACCATGGCCGAACTGGGCGTGTCTGGAACATCACCAAGCGCGCTATTGGGGTGGAGGTTAACAAGCAG GTTGGGAACCGCATCATTAAGAAGAGGATTCATGTTCGTGTGGAGCATGTCCAGCCCTCTAGATGCACTGAGGAGTTCAGAAACAGAAAGTTGAGGAACGATAAGCTCAAGGCCGAGGCCAAGTTGAAGGGTGAGACCATCAGCACCAAGAGGCAGCCAGAGGGTCCCAAGCCAGGTTTCATGGTCGAAGGAGCTCAGTTGGAAACTGTCACTCCCATTCCTTACGATGTTGTCAACGATCTCAAGGGTGGTTATTAG